One genomic region from Gemmatimonadaceae bacterium encodes:
- a CDS encoding GTPase domain-containing protein — protein MPLVNYATREITCKIVYYGPGRSGKTTNLHYIYGQVPNDRKGTMVSLATQTDRTLFFDFLPLDLGSISGFNTRFQLYTVPGQVYYQSTRKLVLQGADGVVFVADSQVRQLDENVESMQDLHANLAEHGMDVRTVPLVLQYNKQDLPPELIHDTATLGDALNFRGVPAFPAGALHGTGVFETLRGISELVLRRLSTSGSPATPSTAHAGSR, from the coding sequence GTGCCTCTCGTCAACTACGCGACGCGCGAGATCACGTGCAAGATCGTCTACTACGGGCCGGGCCGGTCCGGCAAGACGACCAACCTGCACTACATCTACGGTCAGGTGCCTAACGATCGCAAGGGCACCATGGTCTCGCTGGCCACGCAAACGGACCGCACCCTGTTCTTCGACTTCCTGCCGCTCGACCTGGGTTCGATCTCGGGGTTCAACACGCGCTTCCAGCTGTACACGGTGCCGGGCCAGGTCTACTACCAGTCGACGCGAAAGCTGGTGCTCCAGGGCGCCGATGGCGTCGTGTTCGTCGCCGACAGCCAGGTGCGCCAACTCGACGAGAACGTCGAGAGCATGCAGGATCTGCACGCGAATCTCGCCGAGCACGGCATGGACGTGCGCACGGTGCCGCTCGTGCTCCAGTACAACAAGCAGGACCTGCCCCCGGAGCTCATCCACGACACGGCCACGTTAGGCGATGCGCTCAACTTCCGCGGCGTGCCCGCATTCCCGGCCGGCGCCCTCCACGGCACCGGCGTGTTCGAAACGCTGCGCGGCATCTCGGAGCTCGTGCTCCGCCGTTTGAGCACATCGGGCAGTCCGGCGACGCCGTCGACCGCGCACGCAGGGAGTCGCTGA
- a CDS encoding DUF4388 domain-containing protein, whose product MAIEGPLRELGIHDVFQLLDLSRKTGTLTVTSLLRDNQGTVYFDRGGVIYAAIRSNPHPLGELLLRAGKISEGDLARARDAQTRSGDARRLGEILVESGALTRRELERQVRFQVEEVVFELMSWREGFFSFEEREVSSIPAEASIRISTESLLMEGARRIDEWSRIEGKIPHLGVVPSLCAVLDDHAAQLDLLPNEWEVLSEIDGARDLRAIASELARSEFDVARIAYGLVTTGVVALRDTGANGSGAPAAAQAQAHLDRAREALRANECDRAVAEARLAVAGLDGATLPRLVLARALTRAGRHDEAQEELRRVLQADALEPAVHLETGCCAAWRGDYQEALTSWDRYLRLAPDGADAAAVRESVAAATRLSSVLKERMDV is encoded by the coding sequence ATGGCGATCGAAGGGCCGCTGCGCGAGTTGGGCATTCACGATGTCTTCCAGCTGCTGGACCTGAGCCGGAAGACGGGTACGCTCACGGTGACGTCGCTGCTGCGCGACAACCAGGGCACCGTGTACTTCGACCGCGGCGGCGTCATCTACGCCGCCATCCGCAGCAACCCGCATCCGTTAGGCGAGCTGCTGCTGCGCGCCGGAAAGATCTCCGAGGGCGATCTCGCCCGGGCGCGCGACGCGCAGACCAGGTCGGGCGACGCCCGCCGGTTGGGCGAGATCCTGGTCGAGTCGGGCGCGTTGACGCGCCGCGAGCTCGAGCGGCAGGTGCGCTTCCAGGTGGAAGAAGTCGTGTTCGAGCTCATGTCCTGGCGCGAAGGCTTCTTCTCGTTCGAGGAGCGCGAGGTATCGAGCATCCCGGCCGAAGCGAGCATCCGCATCTCCACGGAGTCGCTGCTCATGGAAGGCGCGCGGCGCATCGACGAGTGGTCGCGCATCGAGGGAAAAATCCCGCATCTGGGCGTCGTGCCATCGTTGTGTGCGGTGCTGGACGACCACGCGGCGCAGCTCGATCTCCTGCCTAACGAGTGGGAAGTGCTGTCGGAAATCGACGGCGCGCGCGATCTGCGCGCGATCGCGTCCGAGCTTGCCCGGAGCGAGTTCGACGTGGCGCGCATCGCGTACGGGCTCGTCACGACGGGTGTCGTGGCGCTGCGCGACACGGGGGCGAACGGCTCGGGCGCTCCGGCGGCGGCGCAGGCGCAGGCGCATCTCGACCGGGCGCGGGAGGCGCTGCGCGCCAACGAGTGCGACCGGGCGGTGGCGGAGGCGCGCTTGGCGGTGGCGGGCCTGGACGGAGCGACGCTGCCGCGGCTCGTGCTCGCCCGCGCGCTCACGCGGGCGGGCCGGCACGACGAGGCGCAGGAAGAGCTGCGCCGCGTGCTGCAGGCGGACGCCCTGGAGCCGGCGGTGCATCTCGAAACCGGGTGCTGCGCGGCGTGGCGCGGCGATTACCAGGAAGCGCTCACCAGCTGGGATCGCTATCTGCGACTGGCGCCGGACGGTGCCGATGCGGCCGCAGTCCGCGAGTCCGTCGCCGCGGCGACGCGGCTGTCGAGCGTGCTCAAGGAGCGGATGGATGTCTGA
- a CDS encoding tetratricopeptide repeat protein — translation MTASLASQRDRDILRSYARRIDPSDAGAHNNLGVLYYNKGMYEDAVAAFTKALELDAKMQVAQRNLEVAYFNTGYYDRRVTELRERLRQRPDDRDARWELGRAYASLGDSREAVAEFTALLSYHPRDVGAMVQLGLAEKAGGDLDAAEQWFAKALEIEPDSPLCNFYMGEVLYNRGLNDESLAALRRAIALSPDNADAHYLLGFVLGDMGRHEDAAAAAKRAIQLNPSLSRAQANLSIDRYNPAKYEELLPERQLRRSQQMLAVAKEDQLAHYNLGLAFRQKAYYAEALREYRLALDRGEDRRLVLQAMAEVHLLKRDAATAAELYDRLITEQADSPKLWCERGVALHQAGKLADAAASYARAVELDSEYAIAHNNLGVAHYHQGDSERAIDEFRTALSKHPAFVKAWLNLALLLFKGKRLQLSLEAYRQVLGVFPEQAVAWNGIGLVLGELKKFEDARNAFGRAIQARPNYAEAHYNLGFTLSNLGDFEGALRATKRGLELEPFYVAQKFELAIDLEYEDPDLSIAPDLEGAQRADGAVETFSFDPKSLDTLFSELKQHTPVRSPVVPLDNPYAMGAEYLAKGMLDRAAAEINRALGRGGDAATGLTMLGDLFARQGFHGEALERYRQARSVNGTVPRALAGETRALLMLNRASEARDVAERLLQADPHGVESLLLVARARAETGESEAALELLRQAQRLAPARADVLKQIGDIARAAGDVDGAILAYRNALDLDQDFAVVHYDLALLLAQRGDGPGADDELLAALDAVPTYVEATLALAEVRRRFGRAKDAITPLVDLLQRDPYNIDGLLSLSETLLEANRSTDAARAVDRVLRFDPKHPGALLLQGVILADRHRYREAIALWNEVVELAPDSAFARRAQREARTAADLLRIFRSRQEVA, via the coding sequence ATGACGGCGTCGCTCGCGTCCCAGCGTGACCGCGACATCCTGCGGTCGTACGCACGGCGGATCGATCCGTCGGACGCGGGCGCGCACAACAACCTCGGCGTCCTCTACTACAACAAGGGGATGTACGAGGACGCGGTGGCGGCGTTCACGAAGGCGCTGGAGCTGGATGCGAAGATGCAGGTGGCGCAGCGGAACCTCGAGGTGGCGTACTTCAACACCGGGTACTACGACCGGCGCGTCACCGAGCTGCGAGAACGGCTGCGACAGCGTCCCGATGACCGCGACGCCCGCTGGGAGCTGGGCCGCGCGTACGCGTCGTTAGGCGATTCGCGCGAGGCGGTGGCCGAATTCACGGCCCTGCTGTCGTACCACCCGCGCGACGTCGGCGCCATGGTCCAGTTAGGCCTGGCCGAGAAGGCGGGCGGCGACCTGGACGCCGCCGAGCAGTGGTTCGCCAAGGCGCTCGAGATCGAACCGGACAGCCCGCTCTGCAACTTCTACATGGGCGAAGTGCTGTACAACCGCGGCCTCAACGACGAATCGCTGGCCGCGCTCCGCCGCGCCATCGCGCTCAGCCCCGACAACGCCGACGCGCACTATCTGTTGGGCTTCGTGCTGGGCGACATGGGCCGCCACGAGGACGCCGCCGCCGCCGCCAAGCGTGCCATTCAACTCAACCCATCGCTGTCGCGCGCGCAGGCGAACCTGTCGATCGACCGGTACAACCCGGCCAAGTATGAAGAGCTGCTGCCCGAGCGCCAACTGCGCCGCTCGCAGCAGATGCTCGCGGTGGCGAAAGAAGACCAACTCGCCCACTACAACCTGGGTCTCGCGTTCCGCCAGAAGGCGTACTACGCCGAGGCGCTGCGCGAGTATCGTTTGGCGCTCGACCGCGGCGAAGATCGCCGGCTCGTGCTGCAGGCGATGGCCGAGGTGCATCTGCTCAAGCGCGATGCGGCGACGGCCGCGGAGCTTTACGATCGGCTGATCACCGAGCAGGCGGACAGCCCGAAGCTGTGGTGCGAGCGGGGCGTCGCGCTCCATCAGGCGGGAAAGCTCGCCGACGCCGCGGCGAGCTACGCGCGCGCGGTGGAGCTGGATTCCGAGTACGCCATCGCGCACAACAACCTTGGCGTCGCGCACTACCACCAGGGCGACTCGGAGCGTGCGATCGATGAATTCCGCACCGCGCTCTCCAAGCACCCCGCGTTCGTCAAAGCGTGGCTCAACCTGGCCCTGCTCCTGTTCAAGGGGAAGCGGCTGCAGCTGAGCCTCGAGGCGTACCGGCAAGTGTTAGGCGTGTTCCCGGAGCAGGCGGTCGCGTGGAACGGCATCGGGCTGGTGCTCGGCGAGCTCAAGAAATTCGAGGACGCGCGCAACGCGTTCGGCCGCGCGATCCAAGCGCGTCCCAACTATGCCGAAGCGCACTACAACCTCGGCTTCACGCTCTCGAATCTCGGCGATTTCGAGGGGGCGCTGCGCGCGACCAAGCGCGGGCTCGAGCTCGAGCCGTTCTACGTGGCGCAGAAGTTCGAGCTGGCAATCGATCTCGAGTACGAGGATCCCGACCTGTCGATCGCGCCGGATCTCGAGGGCGCGCAACGCGCGGACGGGGCGGTGGAGACGTTCTCGTTCGACCCGAAATCGCTCGACACGCTCTTCTCGGAGCTCAAGCAGCACACGCCGGTGCGGTCGCCGGTGGTGCCGCTGGACAATCCGTACGCCATGGGCGCCGAGTACCTCGCCAAGGGCATGCTGGACCGCGCCGCGGCAGAGATCAACCGTGCGTTAGGCAGAGGCGGCGACGCGGCGACGGGCCTCACCATGTTGGGCGATCTGTTCGCGCGCCAGGGATTCCACGGCGAAGCGCTCGAGCGCTACCGCCAGGCGCGGAGCGTCAACGGCACGGTGCCGCGTGCGCTGGCAGGCGAGACGCGCGCGCTGCTCATGTTGAACCGCGCCTCGGAAGCGCGCGACGTGGCGGAGCGGCTGCTGCAGGCGGATCCGCACGGCGTCGAGTCGCTGCTGCTGGTGGCGCGCGCCCGGGCGGAAACCGGCGAGTCCGAGGCCGCGCTCGAGCTGCTGCGACAGGCGCAGCGTCTCGCGCCGGCCCGCGCCGATGTGCTCAAACAGATCGGCGACATCGCTCGAGCCGCCGGGGATGTGGACGGCGCCATCCTCGCGTATCGCAACGCGCTCGACCTGGATCAGGATTTCGCGGTCGTCCACTACGACCTCGCGTTACTGCTCGCCCAACGCGGCGATGGTCCGGGCGCGGATGACGAGCTGTTGGCTGCGCTGGACGCGGTGCCGACCTACGTCGAGGCGACGCTGGCGTTGGCCGAGGTGCGGCGGCGATTCGGCCGCGCCAAAGATGCAATCACGCCGCTCGTCGACCTCCTGCAGCGCGACCCGTACAACATCGATGGGCTGTTGTCGCTGTCGGAGACGCTGCTCGAGGCCAATCGGAGCACCGACGCGGCGCGGGCCGTCGACCGCGTGCTGCGATTCGACCCGAAGCATCCAGGGGCGCTGCTGCTGCAGGGCGTGATCCTCGCCGACCGGCACCGCTACCGCGAGGCGATCGCGCTCTGGAACGAGGTCGTGGAGTTGGCGCCCGACAGCGCATTTGCGCGCCGCGCCCAGCGCGAGGCGCGGACGGCTGCCGATCTGCTGCGCATCTTCCGCAGCCGCCAGGAGGTGGCCTGA
- a CDS encoding chemotaxis protein CheC, translated as MADLLALKERQLDALRETANIGAGHAATALSQMTGSTIMITVPTITIAALEDVPSQIEDGEEPIAAVLMHMMGDLTGRTLLVFPRPTAIKLAQLMLRRPQDPNGEFGELEQSAIKEAGNILSGAYMNALSEFMGLLLLPSPPSLAVDMSAAVLTTAYLQFGAERDMVFAIETQFYFQGQNDRLRGFFLLLPDVASLQTLLRAVRVA; from the coding sequence ATGGCCGATCTACTGGCGTTGAAAGAGCGGCAACTGGATGCGTTGCGTGAGACCGCGAACATCGGTGCGGGGCATGCGGCGACGGCGTTGTCGCAGATGACGGGCAGCACGATCATGATCACGGTGCCGACGATCACGATCGCGGCGCTCGAGGATGTGCCGTCGCAAATCGAGGATGGTGAAGAGCCGATCGCGGCGGTGCTCATGCACATGATGGGCGATCTCACCGGGCGCACGCTGCTCGTGTTCCCGCGCCCGACGGCGATCAAGCTGGCGCAGCTCATGCTCAGGCGTCCGCAGGATCCCAACGGCGAGTTCGGCGAGCTCGAGCAGTCCGCGATCAAGGAAGCGGGCAACATTCTGAGCGGCGCCTACATGAACGCGCTGAGCGAGTTCATGGGACTGCTCCTGCTGCCGTCGCCGCCGAGCCTGGCGGTGGACATGTCGGCCGCGGTACTGACGACGGCGTATCTGCAATTCGGCGCCGAGCGCGACATGGTGTTCGCGATCGAAACGCAGTTCTACTTCCAGGGGCAGAACGACCGGCTGCGCGGGTTCTTCCTGCTGCTGCCGGACGTGGCGTCCCTGCAGACGCTCCTGCGCGCGGTGCGCGTCGCCTAA
- a CDS encoding chemotaxis protein CheA, producing the protein MDLSRYAELFLTESREHLSAMNHALLALESSPEASEPVGAIFRAVHTVKGMSATMGYRAVTDLAHELESVLDRVRRGELAVTADVTELLFEAADALEQAIEGAVQTGVAAADDIAVPDAILDLIARLKARSAAATGGSAPKQVVAPSRAPDPRPSQAATSSRLIRLRLASGTALRGARALLLVKRAASLGTVLEVIPPVEALQAEEFGAGFSIHLNCTAPRDEIVRAMFAVGDVDRVEVDGVETVGQPHQQTAADGQAGSAARPTRQVRIDLQRLDTLMNMIGELVIARGRLLDLAARHGDPALDEAVALAARLIGEMQDEVMLSRMVPVGQVFDRFPRLVRDAAHGLGKQIVFTVEGNDIELDRSMLDEIGDPVVHLLRNAVDHGIETPEQRRAAGKPASGSLVLSVSRERSTVLVRVEDDGKGIDRERVLARAKELSFVDKDKASLSDEELMRIIARPGFSTAERVTDLSGRGVGIDVVMNRVRAMGGAVEMRSVPGRGTAVTVRLPHTLAIVRALLARVRDEVYAVPLAHVNETVELDARSVRRVQGREVMLLRDDVLPLIRFDELLRLGASGAGARHQVIVLEVGERRAGLVVDELTGQQDIVVKQFDPARESLALFSGATILGDGAPALIVDVGSLL; encoded by the coding sequence ATGGATCTCTCTCGGTACGCCGAACTCTTCCTCACGGAGAGCCGCGAGCATCTCTCCGCGATGAATCATGCGCTGCTCGCGCTGGAGAGCTCGCCCGAGGCGAGCGAGCCGGTGGGGGCGATCTTCCGCGCCGTGCACACGGTGAAAGGCATGAGCGCGACGATGGGCTATCGCGCGGTCACTGATCTGGCGCACGAGCTGGAAAGCGTGCTGGACCGCGTTCGCCGCGGCGAGTTGGCGGTGACGGCGGACGTGACGGAGCTCCTGTTCGAGGCCGCCGACGCGCTGGAGCAGGCCATCGAGGGAGCGGTGCAGACCGGAGTCGCCGCGGCCGACGACATCGCGGTGCCGGACGCCATTCTCGACCTGATTGCTCGCCTCAAAGCCCGTTCGGCGGCGGCCACGGGTGGGAGCGCCCCCAAGCAGGTCGTCGCGCCGAGCCGGGCGCCCGATCCGCGGCCGTCGCAGGCGGCGACGAGCAGCCGGTTGATCCGATTGCGCCTGGCGTCCGGCACCGCGCTGCGCGGCGCGCGCGCCCTCCTCCTGGTGAAGCGCGCCGCATCGTTAGGCACGGTGCTCGAGGTGATCCCGCCCGTCGAGGCGCTGCAGGCCGAAGAATTCGGCGCCGGCTTTTCGATCCACCTAAACTGCACGGCGCCGCGCGACGAGATCGTGCGCGCGATGTTCGCGGTCGGCGACGTCGATCGCGTGGAAGTGGACGGCGTCGAGACCGTCGGCCAGCCGCACCAGCAGACCGCGGCGGACGGCCAGGCCGGCTCGGCGGCGCGGCCGACGCGTCAGGTCCGCATCGATCTGCAGCGCCTCGACACTCTCATGAACATGATCGGCGAGCTCGTGATCGCCCGGGGACGGCTGCTCGACCTGGCTGCGCGACACGGCGACCCGGCATTGGACGAGGCGGTGGCGCTCGCCGCGCGGCTGATCGGCGAGATGCAGGACGAGGTGATGCTGAGCCGCATGGTGCCGGTGGGCCAGGTGTTCGACCGCTTCCCGCGTCTGGTGCGCGATGCGGCGCACGGTTTGGGCAAGCAGATCGTCTTCACCGTGGAGGGAAACGACATCGAGCTCGATCGGTCGATGCTGGACGAGATCGGGGATCCGGTGGTGCACCTGCTGCGCAACGCCGTCGACCACGGCATCGAGACGCCGGAGCAGCGGCGCGCGGCCGGGAAACCGGCATCGGGGTCGCTCGTGCTCAGCGTGTCGCGCGAACGGAGCACGGTGCTGGTGCGGGTGGAAGACGACGGGAAGGGGATCGATCGCGAGCGCGTGCTGGCGCGGGCGAAAGAGTTGTCGTTCGTCGACAAAGACAAGGCGTCGCTGTCGGACGAGGAGCTGATGCGGATCATCGCGCGTCCCGGCTTTTCCACCGCCGAGCGCGTGACGGATCTCTCGGGCCGCGGCGTGGGGATCGACGTCGTGATGAACCGCGTGCGCGCGATGGGCGGCGCGGTGGAGATGCGGTCGGTGCCGGGCCGGGGTACGGCGGTGACGGTGCGGCTGCCGCACACGCTGGCGATCGTGCGCGCGCTGCTGGCGCGCGTGCGCGACGAGGTGTACGCGGTGCCGTTGGCGCACGTGAACGAAACGGTGGAGCTGGATGCCCGTTCCGTTAGGCGGGTGCAGGGGCGCGAGGTGATGCTGCTGCGGGATGACGTGCTGCCGCTCATTCGCTTCGACGAGTTGCTTCGCCTCGGGGCGAGCGGGGCGGGCGCGCGCCATCAAGTCATCGTGCTCGAGGTGGGCGAGCGGCGTGCGGGGCTCGTGGTGGACGAGCTCACCGGGCAGCAGGACATCGTGGTCAAGCAGTTCGATCCGGCTCGTGAGAGCCTGGCGTTGTTCAGTGGTGCGACGATCCTCGGCGACGGTGCGCCGGCGCTGATCGTGGACGTGGGCAGTCTTCTCTGA
- a CDS encoding response regulator, producing MSHTVLVCDDAIFMRTMISDILSQSGFEVIGEAETGVQAIEKYKQLRPDLVTMDIVMPDMGGIDAVREITKFDGNARILMCSAMGQQALVVEAIQAGAKDFVVKPFQPSRVLEAVQRVLG from the coding sequence TTGAGTCACACCGTCTTGGTCTGCGACGACGCGATCTTCATGCGCACCATGATCTCCGACATCCTGTCGCAATCGGGATTCGAGGTCATTGGCGAAGCGGAGACCGGGGTGCAGGCGATCGAGAAGTACAAGCAGCTTCGGCCCGATCTGGTGACGATGGACATCGTCATGCCGGACATGGGCGGGATCGATGCTGTCCGGGAGATCACGAAGTTCGACGGCAATGCACGCATTCTCATGTGCAGCGCGATGGGACAGCAGGCGCTGGTCGTCGAAGCCATCCAGGCGGGCGCGAAGGACTTCGTCGTGAAGCCGTTCCAGCCGAGCCGGGTCCTCGAGGCGGTGCAGCGCGTGCTGGGGTGA
- a CDS encoding chemotaxis protein CheW: MASTVSTPDRAEARLTGQVVLCRVAGRVVAVELGTVREIIPARRPTRLPGAGPFVSGLVNVRGTIVTVLDLPVRFGRTEASQGAGAGAGSIVLMDHGAKVVGVAVDEVLDVRREAELELETEAEALVPGGAVRAVGRLDGEVVALLDIHDIIAQVLA, encoded by the coding sequence TTGGCTTCTACCGTCTCGACACCTGACCGCGCGGAGGCGCGCCTAACCGGGCAGGTCGTGCTGTGCCGGGTGGCGGGTCGCGTGGTGGCGGTCGAGTTAGGCACGGTGCGCGAGATCATTCCGGCGCGCCGGCCGACGCGTCTGCCCGGCGCGGGTCCGTTCGTGTCGGGACTCGTGAACGTGCGCGGGACGATCGTGACGGTGCTCGATCTCCCGGTGCGCTTCGGTCGTACGGAGGCCAGCCAGGGGGCGGGGGCGGGGGCGGGCTCGATCGTACTCATGGACCATGGTGCGAAGGTAGTGGGCGTGGCGGTAGATGAGGTGCTGGACGTCCGCCGCGAGGCGGAGCTCGAACTGGAAACGGAAGCCGAGGCGCTCGTGCCCGGCGGCGCGGTCCGCGCCGTGGGCCGGCTGGATGGCGAGGTGGTCGCGCTCCTCGACATTCACGACATCATCGCGCAAGTGCTCGCCTGA
- a CDS encoding RluA family pseudouridine synthase — protein MTVRSFPVEESDAASRLDLFVARSADLSRTQAATLIANGHVAVDGRREKASYRMQTGDNVSVDIPPPTSREVLPEAIQLNVVFEDDDVLAVDKPAGMVVHPAPGHWSGTLVNALMGRGSPLAEGGGTGREGLVHRLDKDTSGLLLVAKTDRAHRSLGAAISARRIIRRYAVLSWGHLDQDRLTVDRPIARNPRDRKRMAVVSTGRTARTDFVRLARFDAADFLRAHLHTGRTHQIRVHLASIGHPVVGDDTYGGGGARRLMSLPPRRQFLHAAWLIFPHPVTGKPVELRSPLPADLVRAMAAAAGWAEAPSLWDPLDDFGFYRLDT, from the coding sequence ATGACGGTTCGATCCTTCCCGGTCGAGGAAAGCGACGCGGCGTCGCGTCTCGACCTGTTCGTTGCCCGGAGCGCGGACCTCTCCCGCACGCAGGCGGCGACCCTCATCGCCAACGGCCACGTCGCAGTCGACGGCCGGCGCGAGAAGGCCAGCTACCGCATGCAGACGGGAGACAACGTGAGCGTCGACATCCCGCCACCAACCTCACGTGAAGTATTACCTGAAGCGATTCAACTCAATGTGGTATTTGAGGATGACGATGTGCTCGCCGTGGACAAGCCGGCCGGCATGGTGGTGCATCCTGCGCCCGGTCACTGGAGCGGAACACTCGTCAACGCGCTCATGGGACGCGGTAGTCCGCTGGCGGAAGGCGGCGGCACCGGGCGCGAAGGTCTGGTCCATCGGCTCGACAAGGACACGTCGGGGTTGCTGCTCGTCGCCAAGACCGATCGAGCACACCGGTCGCTCGGCGCTGCGATTTCGGCGCGACGGATCATCCGCCGATACGCGGTGCTCTCGTGGGGGCATCTCGATCAGGACCGTCTGACAGTCGACCGTCCGATCGCTCGTAACCCGCGAGACCGAAAGCGTATGGCAGTCGTCAGTACTGGGCGAACTGCACGGACGGACTTCGTGCGGCTCGCTCGGTTCGACGCGGCGGATTTTCTGCGCGCGCACCTGCACACGGGTCGCACGCACCAGATTCGCGTCCACCTCGCGTCGATCGGCCATCCGGTAGTGGGCGACGACACGTACGGCGGCGGCGGAGCGCGACGGCTCATGTCGCTTCCACCGCGACGACAGTTTCTGCACGCGGCGTGGTTGATCTTCCCGCACCCGGTGACCGGCAAACCGGTCGAACTGCGCTCACCGCTCCCGGCGGATCTGGTCCGGGCGATGGCCGCGGCAGCCGGGTGGGCGGAAGCGCCGTCTCTCTGGGATCCACTCGACGATTTTGGCTTCTACCGTCTCGACACCTGA
- the lspA gene encoding signal peptidase II — protein sequence MPRSSSHSRPRPALFWSLVAGVVAIDVITKTAAVEYLPGQRVPQNVFGEIVRLTLVYNPGAAFGLNLGPWSREIFLVLTVVALVILGRLYRGTRREDLLRVIALGLVCGGAVGNLIDRVRSPVGVVDFMDIGFRDWRWPTFNVADIAVSTGAFLLAWALWGEERRPEADLQHLGSESVADVIPEVMPEPKVSSGG from the coding sequence ATGCCAAGAAGCAGCAGCCACAGCAGGCCTAGGCCCGCGCTCTTCTGGTCGCTGGTCGCCGGTGTGGTGGCGATCGATGTGATCACGAAGACCGCCGCGGTCGAGTACCTTCCCGGGCAGCGGGTGCCGCAGAACGTGTTCGGCGAGATCGTACGCCTAACGCTGGTGTACAATCCCGGCGCGGCCTTCGGCCTCAATCTCGGACCGTGGTCGCGCGAGATCTTTCTCGTCCTCACGGTCGTTGCGCTGGTGATCCTCGGCCGCCTGTACCGCGGTACCCGGCGCGAGGATCTCCTGCGTGTGATCGCCCTCGGGCTCGTCTGCGGCGGTGCGGTGGGCAACCTCATCGACCGCGTGCGTTCGCCGGTCGGAGTCGTCGACTTCATGGACATCGGATTCCGCGACTGGCGGTGGCCCACGTTCAACGTGGCCGACATCGCGGTGAGTACCGGAGCGTTCCTGCTCGCGTGGGCGCTGTGGGGCGAGGAGCGCCGTCCCGAAGCGGACCTCCAGCATCTCGGGTCGGAATCCGTGGCCGATGTGATCCCCGAGGTCATGCCGGAGCCCAAGGTGTCGAGCGGGGGGTGA
- a CDS encoding TraR/DksA family transcriptional regulator, protein MTKKLLTHFEKRLLEERKRVLKELGNYTEAFNATPQSADGDLSSYSFHMADQGTDAMEREKAFLFASQEGRFLWHIDEALRRLYRSPETFGKCHNCGEDIDFDRLDALPHARLCFACKQREEDAKKQQPQQA, encoded by the coding sequence ATGACCAAGAAGTTGCTGACGCACTTCGAGAAGCGACTTCTCGAAGAGCGGAAGCGCGTGCTCAAGGAGCTCGGCAACTACACCGAGGCATTCAACGCCACGCCGCAATCGGCGGACGGCGACCTGAGCTCGTACTCGTTCCACATGGCCGATCAAGGGACGGACGCGATGGAACGCGAAAAGGCGTTTCTCTTCGCGAGCCAGGAGGGCAGGTTCCTGTGGCACATCGACGAGGCGTTGCGCCGGCTGTACAGGTCGCCGGAGACCTTCGGCAAATGCCACAACTGCGGTGAGGACATCGATTTCGACCGGCTCGATGCACTTCCCCACGCCCGGCTCTGCTTTGCGTGCAAGCAGCGAGAGGAAGATGCCAAGAAGCAGCAGCCACAGCAGGCCTAG